AGAAGTGACTGAAAGATTGAACTTGTGATCAAACTAGACTCTCTCAGAACCCTTACAACTGCAGATAGGTGCTGATTAAGATCCAAGGGTGGAGAATATGATCCAAAAGAGTGATGATCCACATAATGCTTCAATAAAAGAAGAGATTTTGTGCATTCCTTCCTCATGTTTCTTCTCAAAGTCCAATATGAATTGAGATGGTTTTCAATACCAAAATCACCAACCATTTTTCTCCTTCTGAGTGCTGATTGAACTTCACCAACATTCCCTTTGAGCAACATGATGGAATCTCTTGTCTCCCCCAAGATCTCTAAGAATCTTAGAGGGAAATCAAGAAGCTCATCAACCCATTTCTCATTGTGGTGCTGGGAAAGTGCTTGTTGAGTGAGTGGAAGATTCAGAAGATCTTCAACCACACACTTGTACAACTCTTTAAGGTCATGAAGGCCACAGCAAATTGTTTCCACCacctttgatgatgatgatgatggctcCCATGATTTCAGCTTGTTCAgctcctcttcaatccttgctGT
The genomic region above belongs to Arachis stenosperma cultivar V10309 chromosome 5, arast.V10309.gnm1.PFL2, whole genome shotgun sequence and contains:
- the LOC130982909 gene encoding uncharacterized protein LOC130982909, with translation MSSSSMMKRGAMAGISQKHYSSNTNNIRSISLPTRSHPSTARIEEELNKLKSWEPSSSSSKVVETICCGLHDLKELYKCVVEDLLNLPLTQQALSQHHNEKWVDELLDFPLRFLEILGETRDSIMLLKGNVGEVQSALRRRKMVGDFGIENHLNSYWTLRRNMRKECTKSLLLLKHYVDHHSFGSYSPPLDLNQHLSAVVRVLRESSLITSSIFQSLLVFLSSPIFKFKARKWDFVSRLMKKGVLVCNNIQQDNVNEIEKVDLALCRMVVDNNNNQSKDFETQKIIQSAQREIEALILVIEGLENGLEGLFKHLINTRVSFLNIISP